A window of Lytechinus variegatus isolate NC3 chromosome 15, Lvar_3.0, whole genome shotgun sequence contains these coding sequences:
- the LOC121429133 gene encoding uncharacterized protein LOC121429133 has protein sequence MESGRGKRPRPAKTPTSPLSSEAAILPAIQLMLNEQSTKFENRFSVLENKILKEIKLIREQCAEVVATVEHHSIELKEMKQEMEKLKEEMAIAEKENKEELDKMETYVARENLVFLNVPVPEKVTREGGKENVEETMKEFMMNKLQFTEQEVEGIEYQRIHRVQAGTSPRPIKVRYLRYADKVSIQQRANLLKNTRMYITDDLSRRVRMERRSQVEALKAARGAGKLAYFSRAEPTKLIVDHVWIPKKDQPRFIEKLGRRVEIGKDQVVQRRGIPMVVDQGARGNDVIEAANQ, from the exons ATGGAATCTGGAAGGGGGAAGCGGCCGCGCCCTGCTAAAACGCCAACCAGCCCTCTTTCTTCTGAGGCGGCAATTTTACCGGCTATTCAGCTTATGTTGAATGAACAGTCaactaaatttgaaaatcgtTTTTCGGTtttggaaaacaaaattttgaaagaaattaagctGATACGTGAACAATGCGCTGAGGTGGTTGCCACCGTTGAACATCATTCCATAGAGCTGAAGGAAATGAAACAGGAAATGGAAAAGCTAAAAGAAGAAATGGCTATCgccgaaaaagaaaataaggaggAGCTCGACAAAATGGAAACCTATGTAGCAAGagagaacttggtattccttaATGTACCGGTGCCTGAAAAGGTAACAAGAGAAGGAGGAAAGGAAAATGTGGAAGAAACAATGAAAGAGTTTATGATGAATAAACTACAGTTCACAGAGCAGGAGGTGGAAGGTATCGAGTACCAACGTATACACCGTGTCCAAGCCGGAACGTCACCAAGGCCAATCAAAGTAAGATATCTACGTTATGCGGATAAGGTGTCTATTCAGCAGAGGGCGAATCTCTTGAAAAATACGAGGATGTATATAACGGATGATCTATCTCGGAGGGTGAGAATGGAAAGGAGGAGCCAGGTCGAGGCGTTAAAGGCAGCGAGAGGAGCGGGGAAACTCGCCTATTTTTCGAGGGCTGAGCCGACGAAGTTGATAGTTGACCACGTTTGGATTCCGAAGAAAGACCAACCGAGATTCATCGAAAAGCTAGGAAGGAGG gtgGAGATAGGGAAGGATCAGGTAGTCCAACGGAGAGGAATACCCATGGTGGTCGATCAAGGAGCACGCGGAAATGATGTGATTGAAGCAGCAAACCAgtaa